The Stigmatella aurantiaca DW4/3-1 genome contains the following window.
GCTCTCCAGCTCCTTGCGCGCCGACTCGCCGCGCTCGCTGCCCGAGGCGACCTTGACGCGCAGGGCCATCAGCTCCGCGGACAGCGTGTCCGCGCGCTGCTTGAGCGTCTCCATCTCCCCGGAGAGCTGCCGCACGCGGTCCTCGCGTGCCTCGCGGTCCGCCTGCCCGTGGGCGACCTCGCCCCGGCTGTTCTCCTCCTCATTCACCAGGGCCCCATGGGAGTGGCCCAGCTGGGCGTCCTCGGAGTCCAGGGTGGACAGGCGCTCGCGGACCCGGGCGAGATCCTCACTGGCCTTGTGCAGGTCCTTCTGCTGGCTGGCGAGGTTCAGCTCCTCGGCGTGCTGGTTCTTCGCCAGCCCGCTGAGCACACCCTCGGTCTGCCCCATCTGCTTCTGGAGCGTGTAGTGGCGGGTGAGGATCTCGTTGTAGCGCTCCTCGACTTGCGCCACCTCGGCGGCCAGCTCGGCAATCTCGCGCTTCTTCTGGAGCGCGCCCACGGCCGCGCCCTCGCGCTCGCCGCCGGTGAGGGTGCCATCCGCGCGCAGCACCTCGCCCTCCAGCGTCACGAGCGTGCACGGCGGGCCTCCCGCGGCCTCGTACGCCCGGGCCGAGGCCATGTCCTGAACGATGATGACGTCCCCGAGCAGCAGCCGCATCACGGGCTGGAGGGACTCCTCGTACTTCACCTCCGTGAAGGCACTGGCGAGCACGCCGGGGCGGCTGAAGTCCGGCGCCACCACGGGGGGAAGCTGCTCGTGGCCGGGCACCGGCAGGAACGTGCCCCGCCCCTCGGACGCCGAGCGCAGGTAGTCCACCAGCTCGAAGCCCTTCTCCCGGCTCTCGACGATGACGTGCTGCAACCGCTCGCCAAGCGCCGCCTCCACCGCGCGCTCGAAGCGCGCCGGGGCGGTGAGCACATCCGCCACGAGGCCAAAGATGCCCTGCTCGCGGAACTGCTGCCCGGCCCGCACCATCACCGCGCGCACGCCCCGGTCGAAGCCCTCGTAGTTCTTGTGCAACTCCTCCAGCGAGGTGAGCCGGCTGCGCTTGTCGGCGAGCCCCTCGCGCAGGCTGATGACCTGGATTTCGCTCTCGGCGAAGGCGGCGCGGGTGCGCGCCAGGGCCTCCTCCTCGTGCCCCTTGCGCTCGGCCAGCTCCAGGGCGTTGTGGCGGCTCTCCTCCACCCGGCGGAGCACCTCGGTGCGCACGGTGTCCAGCGCCTGCTCCTGGGCGCGCAGCGTCTCGGCCTCGGCGCGGTTCTTGGCGCGGCGGGCCTCCAGGTCCGTGCGCTGGCGCGCGAGGTTGACGAGGTTGGACTCGTGGTTGGCCAGGCGCGCCGCCACGGCGACGAGCCCCGCCCGCTCCTGCTCCAGCCGCATGGACACTTCCGTCTGGAGGTGGGTCCCCCGGCGCATCTCTTCCTGCGCCACCTGCATGGCGACCTCGTCCTCCTTCCAGGCCCCGGCGATGCCCGACAGCTCCGCCTCGCGGGCGGCCATGGTGCCGGCGACCTCGGCCTGGCGCTCCAGCAGCGCCTTCAGCTCGCCCTCGGCCTGGGCCACCCGGGCGCTCGTCTCCTCGAGGTCCTTGCGCGCATAGGCCAGGTCCTGGTCGTCCCGCTGCACGGCGCTCTCCAGCGCGTGCACCTCACCGGCCAGCGTCTGAAGGGCGGTGGCCTCGGCCTCGAGCTCCGTGCGGCGCCGGGTGATGGCCTCCTCCAGCTCCCGCACCCGGTCCACGCTGTCGCGCTCCTCGGTGTCCAGGCTCTCCAGCCGGGCCTGGAGCACCTTCTTCTCCGAGAGCAGCTCCAGGTAGCGGTGGGAGGCGGCGTGCAGGTCGATCTCCCGCATGCGCGTCTTGAGCTTCTTGTACTTCTCGGCCTTCTTCGCCTGCCGGGTCAGCGTCTCCAGCCGCTTCTCCAGCTCGTTGGTGATGTCCGTGACGCGCAGGAGGTTGGCCTCGGTGGCCTCCATCTTGCGCTCGGCGGCCTTGCGGCGGGCCTTGTACTTGGTGATGCCCGCGGCCTCTTCAATGAGGGAGCGCCGGTCCTCGGGCTTGCTGGAGACGATCAGGCCCACCCGGCCCTGCTCGATGATGGAGTAGGCCTTGGTGCCCACGCCGGTGCCCAGCAGCAGCTCGGTGATGTCCAGCAACCGGCAGGTGGCCTTGTTGATGAGGTACTCGGACTCGCCGTTGCGGAACAGGCGCCGGGTGACGGTGATCTCCGGAAAGCCCTGGTACTGGGGGGCCAGCTGGTCCGTCTCCTCGATGAGGAAGGTGAGGGAGACCTCGGCCATCGACAGCGGCTGCTTCGACTCGGAGCCGTTGAAGATGACGTCCTCCATGCCACGGCCCCGGAGGTTCTTGGCGCTCTGCTCGCCCATGGCCCAGCGGATGGCATCCACCACGTTGGATTTGCCGCAGCCGTTGGGGCCGACAATGCCGGTGACGCCGTCGTCGAAGCTGAAGACGCTCCGGTCCATGAACGACTTAAATCCAGTGATGTCCAGGCGCTTGATTCGCATCCAGCGGGCTCCTGTGGGGCTATCGGTGCGCTGAGGAAAGTCGCTCCAGGGCCGAAAAATCGGCCTCGGAGCGAAAGCAGGAGTACCAGCCACCTGTCAGCGGATCAAGCGTGACCATGCGTCGCGTGACCCTACATTGGGGCAGCCGGCGTTCCGGCCCTTGCTTGCCTTTTCGCTCCTCAGTGAGAGCAACCCCGATGCTGTAGCCGGCCGGTCTGACATGCCCCCTGTGGGGGGGCACGGACCTGGGGCCCCCGAAGCTTCCGAGCCGTCTGGTGGAGCCGCCGGCTCAGGAAGCGGCGGGGGTGCCGGGGGTGCCCGAGGGAGGCACCGGGGGCTTGGCGGCAGCCTGGGGCTCCACCGTCACCCGGACCACCCGGGGGCCCTCCACTTCCTCGACCTGGATGCGCCACATGTCCAGCTTGAGGACGTCGCCCTTCTCGGGCACGCGCCCCAGCTTGGTCATCAGGTAGCCGGCGATCGTCGTCACCTCGCCCTCTTCGTCCTCGCTGAGGTCGAAGTTGACGTCCAGCCGGTCTTCCAGGTCATCCAGCTGCGCCGTGCCGGGCAGCTCGAAGCGGCCGCCGGGCAGCGAGCGCACCTCGTCGATCCGCCGCCCCAGCTCCGCCACGTCGCCCACCACCTCGGCCACCACGTCCGCGATGCTCACCAGGCCCGAGGTGCCCCCGTGCTCGTCCACCACCAGCGCCGTCTGGCGGCGGCGGCGCCGGAACTCCGCCAGGAGCTGCTCCAAGGTGACGTTCTCCGGGATGAACAGCACCGGCCGCTGGACCTGCGAGAGCGCCCGCAGCTCCCCCTTCGACAGGAGGAAGAAGAGGTCCTTGGCGTTCACCACGCCCTCCACCTCGTCCATGCTTCCCCGGCACACGGGCAGCCACGTGTGCCCGGCGGCGCGGGCGTCCGCGATGCACTTCTCCAGGGGCTCTTCCACATCCAGGTACTTCACCTGGTTCCGGGGCACCATCACCTGGCGGGCGGTCTTCTGCGCCATCTCCAGGGCGCGCTCGAGCAACTCCGCGCGCGAGGTGGTAATGGAGCCGGCCTCCGCGGAGCTGTGAAGGATGACGCGCAGCTCGTCCTCGTTGTGCGCCTCGTGCGCCTCGCTGGCCGCCTCGATGCCGAAGGCGTTCAGCAGCGTCCGGGCGATGCCGTTCAGCATCCAGATGGCCGGATAGAAGAGGAAGTAGAAGGCCCGCATCGGCAGCGCCACCGCGAGCGTGGTGGACTCGGCGCGCTGGATGGCCATGCTCTTGGGCGCCAGCTCCCCGACGACGATGTGCAGGAAGGTGATGAGGGCGAACGCGATGGCCACCGCCGCGCTGTGCGCCACCGTGGCGCTGGCCCCCTCTGGCACCACCTGGGTCAGCAAAGGTTCAAGCAGGTGCGCGAAGGCCGGCTCACCCAGCCAGCCGAGCCCCAGCGACGCGAGGGTGATGCCGAACTGCGTGGCGGAGAGGTAGGCGTCCAGCTTCTCCACCATCTTCATCGCGTTGCCCGCGCCGGGCCGGCCCTCGTCCACCAGCGCCTGGAGGCGCGTGGCGCGGACCTTCACGATGGCGAATTCCGTCGCGACGAAGAAGCCGTTGGCGAACACCAGGAGGAGCGCCAGCCCGAGAAAAAGCCATTCCATCGCGTCAGAATAGCGCTTCGAACTCGGCGTCGCCCTTCAACGCGTCGAACATGGGGTCCGTCGACAACCAGCCCATCACCTTGGCCTTGTCGGCCGTCAGCGCCTGGCGGAGGAAAGTGACGGCATCTTTCGGCCGGCCCCACAGGGCGTAGAGCGCCGCCAGGTTGTAGTTGAGGAGCAAGTCCTCCGCGTTGAGCCCTCGGGCCTTCTCGTAGGCCCGCTCGGCCTCGGCGTAGAAGCCCTTCTGCGCGTAGCAGATGCCCAGGTCCAGGTGGGCCTCGAAGTTGTCCTGCTCCAGCCGGACCACTTCCTTGAGCTGGGTGATGGCGGAGCGGTAGTCCCCCTCATCCATCTGCAAGGCGGCCAGCTCGTGCCGGGGGAAGGCGTCCTGCGCGTCCAGCTCGATGGCCGTCTGCAGCTCGCGCATCGCCTCTTCCACACGGCCCTGGTCCGCGTACGTGAGGCCCAGGTTCAGGTGGGCATCCGGGTACTCCGGATCCAGCTCGATGGCCTCCTTGTACTCCTCCACCGCCATCTCGGCGGCGTGCGTGGAGAGGAAGCAGGCGAGGTTGTAGTGCGCCGTGGCGCTCTCGGGCTCCAGCTTCAGGGCCGTGAGGTACTCGGCCAGCGCCTCCCGGAAGAGCTTCTTCTCGGCATAGACGGTGGCGAGGTTGTCGTGAGCGTGGGCCGAGGATGGATCCAGCTCGATCGCCTTCTTGAATTCCTTGATGGCTTCGTCCAGCCAGCCACGGTCCGCCAGCTCGATTCCGCGAGAGTTGTGCTCGTCAGAGAGCGCGATGTTGTCCTTTTCCCGGGCCATTGGAGAGCCCGGCAATCTACGCGTCGCCATCTTCCGGGCGCAAGGTAGAGTTTCCCTACCTTCTATGCGCCGCGCTGCCCTCCTCCTGATCTTGCTTGCCACCGCGTGTGCCCGCAGGTCCACGCTCCCTCCCGAACCCGTTCCGGCACCGCCGCCCGAGCCGGCTGTCGCCCTGCCAACACCTCCGCCCCCGCCCCCCGAGCCCCCGCCTCCCGCCCGCCCGGTCACCCTGCTGGTGGGCGGGGACGTGACGGTGGGGCACCACCACCAGACGTACTTCGACGAGCAGGTGGCCAAGGGGCGCTCGCGCGAGGAGATGTTCGCCCACGGCTTCAAAGGGGTGAAGGCGGCCGCGGAGGCGGCGGATCTCTTCCTCGTCAACCTCGAGTGCCCCTTCACCGAGGGGGGCGAGAAGCTGCCCAAGAACTTCAACTTCCGCGCGCGGCCCGAGTTCGTGAACACGCTGCTGGCCGGCAGCGTGGACGTGGTGAGCCTGGCCAACAACCACATGATGGACTACGGCCCGCAGGGGTTGCTGGACACGCTGGCGACGCTGGAGCAAGCGCGCATCCCCTACTTCGGCGCGGGGCGCACGCTGGCCGAGGCCCGGCGCCCTGCCCTCGTCACCGTGGGCGGCGTGCGCTTCGCCTTCCTGGGCTACTTCTTCCTGGGCACCCGGAACATCGAGCCGCCCCAGGTGTACGCCACGGAGACCACGCCGGGGGTGGCGGGCCACTTCTCGGACATCCAGGTGATGGAGCAGATGCTGCGCGAGGACATCCTCGCCGCGAAGGCCCAGGCGGACGTGGTGCTCCCCTACTTCCACTGGGGCCGCGAGGGCACCTTCGAGCCGGAGCCCTACCAGATCCAACTGGCGCGGGTGGCCATCGAGGCGGGGGCGGCGGGGGTGCTCGGCAGCCACCCGCACGTGCTCCAAGGCATGGAGCTGTACCAGGGAGCCCCGGTCGTCTACTCGCTGGGGAACTTCGTCTTCGGTGGGAACTGGAACCCGCGCGAGAAGCGCAGCGCGCTCTTCCAGGCCCGGTTTTCCCCGGCAGGGTACCTGTCGAGCGAGATCATCCCGCTGCGGACGGACCGCTATCCCGAGGTTCCCATCCAGCCGGTCATCGTGACCGGACCGGAGGCAGAGGCGGTGATGCGCCTGCTGGCCACCAGCTCCGAGAAGCTGCCTCGAATGCTGCCGGAGCTGGAGCCATGGCGCCCGGCAAGCCCCCTCCCCTAGAAATCCCCAGGGGAGAGAGCGGCTCCACCACAGCCCTTAGCGCTTGGGCTTGTTGTTCTGCCCGCGCTTGGCGCGCACGCGGCGGCGCTTGAGGGCGCCCTTCCGGACCTTGGCACGGTTGGACAGCTTCTTCTTCGAGCGATTTCCCTTTTGGGCGGGCATGTGGAAGGACTCCGGTGGAGATGTTGAGCCGCAGTGAAGCGGCAGCGGGCGCTCTTCTTTCACGCTCCTGGCCACGCTTCCAAGGAATTTCTTGACGACGCCACCCTTGCCAGCGGGCAGCCAACGGGGCAATACCCCCGGGAACGACGATGATTGACAAGCTTGAAGAGGTCGAGCGCCGGTTCGAGCGCCTCACCGCCGACCTGTCCAACCCCGACGTGCTCGCCGACTCGGCGAAGCTCCAGAAGGTCTCCAAGGAGCGCGCCGCGCTCGAGAAGCTCGTCGAGACCTTCCGCACCTACCGCAAGGTCCTGGGGGACCTGGCCGAGGTGGAAGCCTGGCTGGACGGAGGCGATGCGGACGAGAAAGCCTACGCCCGAGAGGCCCTGCCCGGGCTGAAGCAACAGCGCGAGGAGTTCGAGCAGGAGCTGAAGATCCTCCTGCTGCCCAAGGATCCGAATGACGAGAAGGACGTCATCCTGGAAATCCGCGCGGGCGCCGGTGGGGACGAGGCGGGCCTGTTCGCCGAGGAGGTCATGCAGATGTACCTCCGCTACGCGACCCGGCGGGGCTGGAAGGCGGACATCGTCGACATGAGCCCCGGCAGCGTGGGGGGCGTCAAGGACGTCACCATCACCCTGTCGGGCGCCGCGGTCTTCAGCAACATGAAGTACGAGTCGGGCGTGCACCGGGTGCAACGCGTGCCCGCCACCGAGACCCAGGGGCGCATCCACACCTCCACCATCACCGTCTCGGTGATGCCCGAGGCGGAGGATGTGGACGTGCAGATCAACCCCGCGGACATCGAGATGCAGGTGATGCGCTCGACGGGCTCGGGCGGCCAGAGCGTCAACACCACGGACTCCGCGGTGCGCCTCATCCACAAGCCCTCGGGCATCGTCGTGAAGTGCCAGCAGGAAAAGAGCCAGACGAAGAACCGCGCCCAGGCCATGCGCATGCTGCGCGCCAAGCTCTATGAAATCGAGCAGGAGCGCATCCGCTCCGAGCGCGACTCCATGCGCCGGGGCCAGGTGGGCACCGGCGACCGCAGCGAGAAGATCCGCACCTACAACTTCCCGCAGGACCGGCTCACCGACCACCGCATCAGCCTGACCGTACACAACCTGCCGGGCATCATGGCCGGGGGCATCGATGACGTCATCACCGCCTGCCGGACGCACTACCAGGCGGAGGCCCTGAAGCAGCAGACCGGCGGAGGCTCGAACCGCTCCGCGTCCGAAGGCCCATGAGCGAGACCTGGACCATCCGCAAGGTCCTGACCTGGACGGCGCAGCACTTCGAGAAGCGCCAGGTGGACTCGCCCCGGCTCACCGCCGAGGTGCTCCTGGCGCACCTGCTGAAGACGGGCCGGGTGCGGCTGTACGTGGACCTGGACCGGCCGCTCTCCAAGGAAGAGCTGGCCGCCTACCGGGCCCTCATCGAGCGGCGCATGGCGGGCGAGCCCACCCAGTACCTGACCGGCGCGAAGGAGTTCTACAACCGCCCCTTCAAGGTGGATGCGCGCGTGCTCATCCCCCGGCCGGAAACGGAACTGCTCGTGGAAGCCGCCCTGAGGGCCTTGCCCAAGGACGCCCCCAGCCACGCCCTGGATGTGTGCGCCGGCTCGGGCTGCATCGCCATCAGCCTCGCCGCCGAGCGCCCCCAGACTTCCGTGCTGGCCACGGACCTGTCGCCCGGCGCGTGCGCGCTGGCCCGGGAAAACGCCGAAACCCTGGGGGTGAGCAGCCGTGTCACCTTCCTCCAGGGGGACCTCTTCGCCCCAGTGCCCGCGGACGCCCGCTTCGCCCTGGTGGTCTCCAATCCGCCCTACATCGCCTCCGGAGAGATTCCGGGCCTGTCGGTGGAGGTGCGCCGGGAGCCCCACCTGGCGCTGGACGGGGGCCGGGACGGACTGGATTTGATTCGCCGCGTCATCCAGGGCGCCCGCCGGTACCTGGCGCCTGGCGGTCTGCTTGCAATGGAGATTGGCGAAACCCAGGGGGCCGCCGTGAAGGAGCTGCTCCACGCCGCGGGCTACAGCGACGCACGCGTGGAGAAGGATCTGGAGCGGCGGGATCGCCTCGCTTTTGGGACACAGCCCGTGGCCACCGAGCCGCGGGCGTGACACGGGACTGATGGACAAGATCGTCGTGAAGGGTGGCCCCGCGCTGCATGGGGAAGTGAAAGCCTCGGGGGCCAAGAATGCCGCGCTCCCCATCCTCGCCTCCTCGCTGCTGGCCGATGGAAAGAGCACCTACCGCAACGTGCCGGACCTGGTGGACGTCTCCACCATGCTCAAAGTCCTGCGGACCATGGGGTGCGGCGCCGAGCGCCTGTCGGAGACCGCCAAGGACGTCTGTGAGGTGACCGTGGGGGCCGGCATCACCCCCGAGGCCCCGTACGAGCTCGTCAAGACGATGCGCGCCTCGGTGCTGGTCCTGGGCCCCCTGGTGGCCCGCTATGGCCGGGCGCGCGTGTCGCTGCCGGGCGGCTGTGCCATTGGCGCCCGCCCCATCGACCAGCACCTCAAGGGGCTCAAGGCCCTGGGGGCGGACATCACCCTCACCGAGGGCTACGTGGAGGCCCGGGCCGAGCGGCTGCGGGGGGCCACGGTCAACTTTGACCTCATCACTGTCACCGGCACGGAGAACGTGATGATGGCGGCGGTGCTGGCCAAGGGGCGCACCGTCCTGGAGAACTGCGCGCGCGAGCCCGAGGTGGAGGAGCTGGCCCGGGTGCTCAACAAGATGGGGGCGCGCATCGAGGGCGGGGGCACCTCCGTCATCACCATCGACGGGGTGGACGCCCTGCACCCCGTGGAGCACGCCATCCTGCCGGACCGCATCGAGGCTGGCACCCTGCTGGTGGCCGCGGCCATCAGCGGCGGCGACGTCCTGGTGAAGCACGCGGTGCCCGAGCACATGGAGGCGGTGGTGCTCAAGCTGCGCGAGGCGGGGTGCACGGTGACCACCGAGAACGGTGGGGTGCGCTGCAAGGCCCCCCAGACCCTGCGTCCAGTAGACGTGACAACCACCGAACACCCCGGCTTCCCCACGGACATGCAGGCGCAGCTCATGGTGCTGCTGAGCGTGGCCCAGGGCACATCGGTCATCTCCGAACACATCTTCGAGAACCGCTTCATGCACGTGGCGGAGCTGCACCGGATGGGGGCGGACATCACCATCCAGGGCCCCACGGCGGTGGTGAAGGGGGTCCCCAAGCTGTCCGGCGCCCCCGTGATGGCCACGGACCTGAGGGCCAGCGCCTCCCTCATCCTGGCCGGTCTCCGAGCCGAGGGCCGCACGGACGTCCAGCGCGTCTACCACCTGGACCGGGGCTACGAGCGGCTCGAACTCAAGCTGCGAAGCCTGGGGGCCGACATCCAGCGCATGAAGGCCTGACGGCTCGTTTGCAACAGAATGGTCCTCAACGGTTGCATCCCAAAATTCGGGCGCCCTATCATCGGGTTTATTCACCAGGGAGCACGCTCCCGTTTCAGGAGAATGAACCGTCCCATGATTTGCCCCGGTTGCAACGTCGAGATGGCCGATCTCGAAGGGGATGACCTGACGTTGCGGAAGTGTGGAGATTGCGGCGGGCTGTGGATCGACGTCGCGGACCTCAACCGGGTCCTGCTCCACAACAACCTCCCCGGGCTGGAGAGCCAGGGCGGTAAACTCGACGCGGACGCGCTCACGGGCCAATGCCCGGAGTGCCAGGTGGACCTGGTCCGGGTAACCGGTGGAGACCGGCATCACCCGCTCCAATACGACACCTGCGAGTCCTGCGGTGGCATCTTCTTGGAGTCGGAGTTCGCGGACGCGACCGACGCCAAGGTCGCCGTCACGGAGATCATCGACTTCTTCCGCTCCTTCAGTGCGAAGAAGAAGACCGCCGTCTAACCCCTCCGCCCCAGATGCCTGCCCGCCCCCCCTGGGCTGCCCTCTTTCAGGGACGGCTTCGGAAGGGCTCTTTCCAGGGGCCGGGCAGCTCGCCCTGCAGGGTGAGGGTTTGTCCGTCCGCGGGCCCGTCGCCCTCTGAGGGCTGCAGGCTCGCGGCGGTCTTGCCGTTCTTCGGGAGGTCCAGCGTCAGCTTGGCGCCCGAGGCCGTGTACGTCCCCGTGACCGTGGTGGGCTCCTCGCCATGCAGCGGCTCGTGAACGAAGCGGTATGTCCCATCCACATAGAAGGACAGGAAGCGGTCGGGTGCGCCCTCGAGCCCCGCATACCAGGTGCCCAGCACGGGGGCCGTGCGGGCGTCGTACTTCAGCTTCGGGGCCAGCGGGGGCCCATTGAGCGGCTTGCCCTCTGAGTAAAAGACGACATCCGTGAGACACACCGGGGCGTTGGGCTCGGCGCCAGGGAACGTGTCCACCACCTCCAAGGTGAACCAGGCGCCGGAGATGGCCGGGTTCAGGGGCACCGTCTGAATGCCCCGCTTGTCCTCGAGGGTGAAGGTGCGAGCGCTCTCCTTGCCCTGCAGGGTGAGCTTCTTCACCCGGGCGTAGTCCTTGAACGCCTGCCGGTCCGAGCCATTGCCCGTGTAGAGGCGCACCTCGTCCACGGTGGCAATCCCCTTGAAGCCCACGGACAGGGGGCTGCCGCGCCCTTCCGGCGAGCACCACACGGTGGTGTCCCGTCCATCCAGGATGTTGAGCGGGGAGTAGCGTTCGGGGTGTGAGTCCTTCTCGAGGTAATCCGCCGCCTGGGCGTAACCGGCGGAGGGCTGCGCGGCGAGCGAGGAAAGCGGGGGCACGAGGGACAACAGGCTGGCGAGGATCGAGATGCGACGCATGGCGGGCATCTTGGATCGGCGGGTG
Protein-coding sequences here:
- the prfA gene encoding peptide chain release factor 1, with the protein product MIDKLEEVERRFERLTADLSNPDVLADSAKLQKVSKERAALEKLVETFRTYRKVLGDLAEVEAWLDGGDADEKAYAREALPGLKQQREEFEQELKILLLPKDPNDEKDVILEIRAGAGGDEAGLFAEEVMQMYLRYATRRGWKADIVDMSPGSVGGVKDVTITLSGAAVFSNMKYESGVHRVQRVPATETQGRIHTSTITVSVMPEAEDVDVQINPADIEMQVMRSTGSGGQSVNTTDSAVRLIHKPSGIVVKCQQEKSQTKNRAQAMRMLRAKLYEIEQERIRSERDSMRRGQVGTGDRSEKIRTYNFPQDRLTDHRISLTVHNLPGIMAGGIDDVITACRTHYQAEALKQQTGGGSNRSASEGP
- a CDS encoding CapA family protein, yielding MRRAALLLILLATACARRSTLPPEPVPAPPPEPAVALPTPPPPPPEPPPPARPVTLLVGGDVTVGHHHQTYFDEQVAKGRSREEMFAHGFKGVKAAAEAADLFLVNLECPFTEGGEKLPKNFNFRARPEFVNTLLAGSVDVVSLANNHMMDYGPQGLLDTLATLEQARIPYFGAGRTLAEARRPALVTVGGVRFAFLGYFFLGTRNIEPPQVYATETTPGVAGHFSDIQVMEQMLREDILAAKAQADVVLPYFHWGREGTFEPEPYQIQLARVAIEAGAAGVLGSHPHVLQGMELYQGAPVVYSLGNFVFGGNWNPREKRSALFQARFSPAGYLSSEIIPLRTDRYPEVPIQPVIVTGPEAEAVMRLLATSSEKLPRMLPELEPWRPASPLP
- a CDS encoding NADase-type glycan-binding domain-containing protein, translated to MRRISILASLLSLVPPLSSLAAQPSAGYAQAADYLEKDSHPERYSPLNILDGRDTTVWCSPEGRGSPLSVGFKGIATVDEVRLYTGNGSDRQAFKDYARVKKLTLQGKESARTFTLEDKRGIQTVPLNPAISGAWFTLEVVDTFPGAEPNAPVCLTDVVFYSEGKPLNGPPLAPKLKYDARTAPVLGTWYAGLEGAPDRFLSFYVDGTYRFVHEPLHGEEPTTVTGTYTASGAKLTLDLPKNGKTAASLQPSEGDGPADGQTLTLQGELPGPWKEPFRSRP
- a CDS encoding hemolysin family protein, which produces MEWLFLGLALLLVFANGFFVATEFAIVKVRATRLQALVDEGRPGAGNAMKMVEKLDAYLSATQFGITLASLGLGWLGEPAFAHLLEPLLTQVVPEGASATVAHSAAVAIAFALITFLHIVVGELAPKSMAIQRAESTTLAVALPMRAFYFLFYPAIWMLNGIARTLLNAFGIEAASEAHEAHNEDELRVILHSSAEAGSITTSRAELLERALEMAQKTARQVMVPRNQVKYLDVEEPLEKCIADARAAGHTWLPVCRGSMDEVEGVVNAKDLFFLLSKGELRALSQVQRPVLFIPENVTLEQLLAEFRRRRRQTALVVDEHGGTSGLVSIADVVAEVVGDVAELGRRIDEVRSLPGGRFELPGTAQLDDLEDRLDVNFDLSEDEEGEVTTIAGYLMTKLGRVPEKGDVLKLDMWRIQVEEVEGPRVVRVTVEPQAAAKPPVPPSGTPGTPAAS
- the murA gene encoding UDP-N-acetylglucosamine 1-carboxyvinyltransferase, whose product is MDKIVVKGGPALHGEVKASGAKNAALPILASSLLADGKSTYRNVPDLVDVSTMLKVLRTMGCGAERLSETAKDVCEVTVGAGITPEAPYELVKTMRASVLVLGPLVARYGRARVSLPGGCAIGARPIDQHLKGLKALGADITLTEGYVEARAERLRGATVNFDLITVTGTENVMMAAVLAKGRTVLENCAREPEVEELARVLNKMGARIEGGGTSVITIDGVDALHPVEHAILPDRIEAGTLLVAAAISGGDVLVKHAVPEHMEAVVLKLREAGCTVTTENGGVRCKAPQTLRPVDVTTTEHPGFPTDMQAQLMVLLSVAQGTSVISEHIFENRFMHVAELHRMGADITIQGPTAVVKGVPKLSGAPVMATDLRASASLILAGLRAEGRTDVQRVYHLDRGYERLELKLRSLGADIQRMKA
- a CDS encoding tetratricopeptide repeat protein, which codes for MAREKDNIALSDEHNSRGIELADRGWLDEAIKEFKKAIELDPSSAHAHDNLATVYAEKKLFREALAEYLTALKLEPESATAHYNLACFLSTHAAEMAVEEYKEAIELDPEYPDAHLNLGLTYADQGRVEEAMRELQTAIELDAQDAFPRHELAALQMDEGDYRSAITQLKEVVRLEQDNFEAHLDLGICYAQKGFYAEAERAYEKARGLNAEDLLLNYNLAALYALWGRPKDAVTFLRQALTADKAKVMGWLSTDPMFDALKGDAEFEALF
- a CDS encoding zf-TFIIB domain-containing protein; the protein is MICPGCNVEMADLEGDDLTLRKCGDCGGLWIDVADLNRVLLHNNLPGLESQGGKLDADALTGQCPECQVDLVRVTGGDRHHPLQYDTCESCGGIFLESEFADATDAKVAVTEIIDFFRSFSAKKKTAV
- the prmC gene encoding peptide chain release factor N(5)-glutamine methyltransferase is translated as MSETWTIRKVLTWTAQHFEKRQVDSPRLTAEVLLAHLLKTGRVRLYVDLDRPLSKEELAAYRALIERRMAGEPTQYLTGAKEFYNRPFKVDARVLIPRPETELLVEAALRALPKDAPSHALDVCAGSGCIAISLAAERPQTSVLATDLSPGACALARENAETLGVSSRVTFLQGDLFAPVPADARFALVVSNPPYIASGEIPGLSVEVRREPHLALDGGRDGLDLIRRVIQGARRYLAPGGLLAMEIGETQGAAVKELLHAAGYSDARVEKDLERRDRLAFGTQPVATEPRA
- the smc gene encoding chromosome segregation protein SMC, yielding MRIKRLDITGFKSFMDRSVFSFDDGVTGIVGPNGCGKSNVVDAIRWAMGEQSAKNLRGRGMEDVIFNGSESKQPLSMAEVSLTFLIEETDQLAPQYQGFPEITVTRRLFRNGESEYLINKATCRLLDITELLLGTGVGTKAYSIIEQGRVGLIVSSKPEDRRSLIEEAAGITKYKARRKAAERKMEATEANLLRVTDITNELEKRLETLTRQAKKAEKYKKLKTRMREIDLHAASHRYLELLSEKKVLQARLESLDTEERDSVDRVRELEEAITRRRTELEAEATALQTLAGEVHALESAVQRDDQDLAYARKDLEETSARVAQAEGELKALLERQAEVAGTMAAREAELSGIAGAWKEDEVAMQVAQEEMRRGTHLQTEVSMRLEQERAGLVAVAARLANHESNLVNLARQRTDLEARRAKNRAEAETLRAQEQALDTVRTEVLRRVEESRHNALELAERKGHEEEALARTRAAFAESEIQVISLREGLADKRSRLTSLEELHKNYEGFDRGVRAVMVRAGQQFREQGIFGLVADVLTAPARFERAVEAALGERLQHVIVESREKGFELVDYLRSASEGRGTFLPVPGHEQLPPVVAPDFSRPGVLASAFTEVKYEESLQPVMRLLLGDVIIVQDMASARAYEAAGGPPCTLVTLEGEVLRADGTLTGGEREGAAVGALQKKREIAELAAEVAQVEERYNEILTRHYTLQKQMGQTEGVLSGLAKNQHAEELNLASQQKDLHKASEDLARVRERLSTLDSEDAQLGHSHGALVNEEENSRGEVAHGQADREAREDRVRQLSGEMETLKQRADTLSAELMALRVKVASGSERGESARKELESLLTQRREMEGRIHRLQALVGEGMGRSEELRRRIETTEGGRAKRAEEFRQGAETLEARRAAHTTASTEVREQDTQFRELRGRLDELMQGLSQISLKEREIALELEHLSAGIRERHQVELAHELHNYHLLAPLAPEVEAELKDLRAQVEKMGEINLTAIDEHAELSKRFDFLSGQKKDLTLSLEQLKEAIVRIDSTSRERFKQTFDVVNEKFQAVFPRLFGGGRASLVLTNEGAGSEQGVEIVAQPPGKKLQSVNLLSGGEKALTAVALIFGIFLIKPTPFCLLDEVDAPLDEGNVGRYNEMVKEMSRQSQFILITHNKRTMEVADTLYGVTMEEPGISKLVSVKLREAAANDNASVA